In bacterium, the DNA window GCGTCATCGCCAAGGACCGGGACCTCTCGTTGAACTACCTCGAGCAGCTCTTCGTCCGTCTCCGGAAGGGCGGGCTGGTCACGAGCGTCCGCGGGCCCCGCGGCGGCTACCGGCTGAGCCGGAGCCCGAAGGAGATCACCATCGGCGAGATCCTGCGCGCCTCGGGGGAGGACGTCTTCCCGGTCCACTGCTGCAAGGAGTTCGCCGAGGCTGGAAAGAAGTGCCCCCAGGTCGACACCTGCAAGGCCCACCATCTCTGGGAGGCGCTCGGGGACACCATCAACGGCTTCCTCGACTCGACGACGCTGGATGACGTGGACAAGTTCGTGCCGGCCGCTCCCGTCGCGGCCCTGACCGGGCTCGGCGCGGCGCGTGGCGCTCGCGAGCTGAAATACGCCTCCGGGCAGTAGCCCGGCCCCGGCGGGGGACGGGAGCCGGGGGCATGAGCCGAAGCGCGTGCCCCCGGCCGTTCCCGCCCGAGTAGAGTCCTCAGCTCTGGGCGACGTCGATCTTGATCTGCTTGGGCGTGACCTCTTCCTTCTTCGGGAGGGTCACCTTGAGGACGCCGTCCTTGTA includes these proteins:
- a CDS encoding Rrf2 family transcriptional regulator; the protein is MRLTTKGRYTLYALHELAKGDGASPTALSVIAKDRDLSLNYLEQLFVRLRKGGLVTSVRGPRGGYRLSRSPKEITIGEILRASGEDVFPVHCCKEFAEAGKKCPQVDTCKAHHLWEALGDTINGFLDSTTLDDVDKFVPAAPVAALTGLGAARGARELKYASGQ